The genomic DNA AAGTAGTCTTAAATTTCCTATATAGCCTCCTTAACCATTCAGACATACACCAGATACTTCCTAGTAGTCAGCACCTGCTTTTAGTTGACTTAGCCTTCATTCATAGGGATAGACGCCTTACACTCGAACCAAGTGTTGCGTCGCTGACTACAGCTACAACCTGTAGGTCCGAAACTCGGCTCAGCTGTCACGCCTTCCATGCTGTTCCTGGCAAACCTGTACTCTCTGCTTCTAGAGTAGATAAGTCACAACTTATGGAAAGCAAAGCTGTGGACTTAGGGTGACCTACATCTCTGGAACTGCTGGTCTTAGTCGATCCTCATTCATTCTACTTAAGTCTCGCCTGATCCTCATTCATTGTACCTGAAGTCTCGCATTTCTTTCCCAGTGACTGCATATCGTTCaatactgattgattgatctcCATATTATGGTATCAATTCATGGCATGGATCATCCGCAAAATTCACAATAATTGGAATACCTGAGCCAAATTTGGTGAGCCCAGCCGTCCATACGTGAACACGCCAACAAGCCCAGTATCATCTTGGTATAATATATGCCAGCATAAGGCGACACCAGCCGGCAACATTTGCCCGACCTCCAGTTTCCCTTACATCTCTGGAATAACACCTTTCATTGGCGGCCCAGTCTCGATCTCGTCGTAATCATCAAGTTCAAGGAGAGCCTCTTTCAGAATCGCCATACCGCGAAGAAGATCCGCCTCCGGAATGTTCAACGCCACGCCCATGCGCACGCGGTCCCCATCTGGGTAGGTGAAAATGCCCTTGTGGAGGCACAGCATGCTGAGTCGCCGGGTGGTGAGCCGCGGGTTGCCAGTTCGTTTCAGGTAGAGGCCCAAATCAGCACCACGGTTTGTGGTATAGTCAAGCCACGGCATGCTCCAGCCGGCCgtttccttcttccagaCCTGTCCAATCCAGGTCGCGCGGTCGAcgagcttctcctcgtcgatAATCTCCAGTGTCGCACGAGTGGCCGCGATCGCCGCCGGTGCCATGCCGAAGGTTGCCACGGGCTCGTAACCGCCGATCAGATCCATCACCTCGTGGTTTCCGAAGATGTATGAGGCAGGATAAGCCCCGCCGGTGATGGACTTTCCCATAACCACCATGTCGGGCTTGTTCTCCGGACCCATCCAGTTGGAACAAAGGAACTTTCCAGTTTTGCCCGACCCCATTCGCACTTCGTCGGCAATGAAGAGTATATTGTACCTCTTGCAGAGCTGGCGCACGCCAATTGCAAAGTTGAGCTCTTCCTCAAAGGAGCTGGCACCGCGTGATGTTAGTTTGTTGAGATGACCCATGGTAGTCAGGATCGGCCACGGTCTTGACAAAAGTTCTCCCAGAGGCTTACCGTTTTTTCCCGTGGATACACTCCATGATTATTGCGGCCACACGTCCGTGATTGCCAGCAAGGACTTGCTCGACGTCTTCCAGGCATCCATACTTCAGGAGCTCCCCAGTCGTCGGGTTCGTATTTCGAAGATTCTCGTTGATGATGCCATAATCTGACGTCCCACTGGTTAATCTTGTTGCACAGGTTTCAAAACTGATCTGTCGGCAGAGAAAGGGCAGGAGTAAGAGAACAAGTGAGAACGGAGAATGCAATATACTTACCCGATGCTTGGCCCATATCATTCATGATGGGCCAGATCCCGGAGCCAACGCCATGATAGTTGTCCGAAACCCCAAGCACGAGGACATCTCGAGGCGGAATGCCCTTCCTCTTGATTCCCCATTTACGGGCAAACTTGACGGCTGCATCAGCGCCTTCTGTGCCGGAGACCATCCCTACCATCTTGTCGTAGCCGAACCGGGCGCACATGTCCCGCGTGAATTCCGCCCAGTCGCCCACTTTGGTGGCGATGTTGGTGAGAGTGACTTGTGGTTGATGCCGTCAGCTTACAAGCTCCCACGGGGTCGAATTGCGGGACCTCCAGAGTGAATCGTCGGGGCTCATGGGGCCGGTACTTACTTGTCTGCATAGAGGTGGTCATCGCCTGGAGCAATTTCGGGTGACATTGGCCGAGGTTGGTGGCGCTCAACATGCAGATGAAATCGATGATTTCCTTGCCATCAGCATCCTGACAGCTCTCCGTCAGCTCGCCAATAACACCGGAAAAGGAACGGGGCGAGGGATGAAGCACAGACCTTCAATATAGAGTCCTTGCCGCTCTTGATGAAGACAGGAAGCGGAAAGATTCCTCCCGCGGAATGCTTGCTATCAATCTCCAAGAGCTCCTTCGTCTTGGAGGACAGTCGCACGACCTTGCCCTCTCTCTGATCTTCCCGGGTCATGATTGTCGCACTAGTGGGATAACTGATGAAACGATTTACAGGAACTCGTGAAGCGTGTAAGCAACTATGTAAGGTGATCAATAGCGGTGGGTAGAATAGAATGGCAAAAGAGTAAGAGGCTTTCCGCGGGCAATCTGAGGGACTTTATACAACCCAACCAGTACTCGTTGTCGCGGCCACTTGATACACTCGCCTGCTAGTGGTAGGCCCTTCTGTCCGGTGGTCTGGGGCCATTGTCACGCATCCCATATTCCCAAGACCCACAAATGAGGTCGCCTGAATGATAAATGCTACATCTCCCCATATGGAACGAACGAGATTGTCCTTTCCGCATTCTTGGACTGGTAGATAGCAGTGCCCACATGGTGAGGTCTTCCTAGGCAACCCAACCCGTCTTGCGGTGGCGTCCAAGGAGTGCCAGACTCACAGTAGAACAACCACCTTGGCACGTTGATTTGAGCGGTGGGGAAGTAAGGCAGACTTAGGTTCAAAGTCTGATAAGCGCGGGTATCCCGTCGATTGGGTTCCATTCGACCCACACCCGGTGCCCGGTATCGACCTACTCAGTAAACTGCAGACTAAGCTTACCAAGGACGAAGTAATCCAGTGAAGCCCCCGGACTTGGACGTCAGCAGGACCCATCGTCGTCGGGACGCCTGAATTACTGCTCAGTCAGGCGTCCTTCCCCGCTCTTCCCCATGGCAGTCCTTGATGTATTAACATATGCGGCCGGGGATATAGCTCGGCAATGAGCATGGTAAATGGGGTTGCGCGCGAGGGTCCGTCGGCAAAGTCGAGTGCCGAATTGACACGGACTCCTGGTGAATTGGAATTGGAATTGCAGTAATACATGCTGGACCGGTGTTGGCATTGCCCAGGATGTTTCTCTGTAGGCAAGCCCGCGGGAAATTGAATTATGGCTGTTTCAACAAGTCTGTGATGTACCCTGCAGGCTAAAGGCTGTATATCGTTCTCAGTCTTTCACTATCGAGAATCGACAACTTGTCTTCCAAGGAAACATCTTTCTTTCCGTGAACTCCGTTACCAGACCGTGAATCTGAGACTCGCTGGTTCTCAGCTTGTGGAATTCTTCTTTACTTATTCCCCAGTCTCCCTACGGTTGACACAGGACTCTTACACCGAAAATGAGTGATACTGTGGGTGGTTTGGATTTCAACGTACGCCTATAACCTCACTTCATTACATGATCTTCGTTCTTGCCCCTTTGTGCCGTCATTCCATGGCATGTGTTCATCAAATTGCATGTTTGACGCACGACCTGGCTAATGTTTTCCTGCAGAATttcttcaatatcatcaaTGGAGAAACGGTATCTAGTGCTGTGACTCAGCATGGCATCAACCCAGCCAACAAGGAGCCAAACCCCCCCGTTCCGGTTGCCAGCCCCGCCGAGCTCGACAAGGCTGTCGCTGCGGCGCAAGTTGCCTTTGAGCAATGGTCACCATTCCCGCTTGAGGATCGGCGCAAGGCTCTGTTCGCGTACTCTGACGCACTGAATGCTGAAAAAGATGGGTTCACCAGCCTGCTTACGAAAGAGCAAGGCAAACCCCTGTCCCAGGCGGCAATGGAAGTTGAGATGGCGGTGGCATGGATCAAGGGCCTGGCAAGCTTGGAGATACCCGAGGTTGTGCTGGAGAATTCATCCGAGCGGAAAATTGTCCAACGATTCACGCCCATTGGAGTGGCCGCCGCGATCGTCCCGTGGAATTTTCCAGTGCTCCTGGCAATCGGAAAGGTTGTTTCGGCGCTGATTACGGGAAACAGTATCATTGTGAAGCCGTCACCCTTTACTCCCTATACAGCGCTGAAATTAACCGAGTTGGCAATCCCGTTCGTCCCTCCCGGGGTCTTCCAGGCTCTTAGCGGGGATGATCAACTCGGGCCCTGGATGACGAGACACCCAGGAATCCTGAAAGTCAGCTTCACCGGCTCAACATTGACGGGAAAACGGATTGCTCTCGCGGGTGCCGAGACCTTCAAGCAATGTACCCTCGAGCTCGGGGGCAACGATCCTGCAATCATCTGCAAAGATGTGGATCTCGACGCCCTAGTCCCCAAGGTAGGTTCCCCATTGGTGCATGGGATAGGGGGATCAGAACCTTGGGCAAGTCGAAGACAAGTTGCTGA from Aspergillus fumigatus Af293 chromosome 8, whole genome shotgun sequence includes the following:
- a CDS encoding aldehyde dehydrogenase family protein, with amino-acid sequence MIFVLAPLCRHSMACVHQIACLTHDLANVFLQNFFNIINGETVSSAVTQHGINPANKEPNPPVPVASPAELDKAVAAAQVAFEQWSPFPLEDRRKALFAYSDALNAEKDGFTSLLTKEQGKPLSQAAMEVEMAVAWIKGLASLEIPEVVLENSSERKIVQRFTPIGVAAAIVPWNFPVLLAIGKVVSALITGNSIIVKPSPFTPYTALKLTELAIPFVPPGVFQALSGDDQLGPWMTRHPGILKVSFTGSTLTGKRIALAGAETFKQCTLELGGNDPAIICKDVDLDALVPKGDQNLGQVEDKLLMLDPTRVAPLCFLNSSQVCMMIKRLYVHESIYEAFRDKLAAHVKTLPVGNGVQPDVFLGPVQTEMQYNKARDLLSSISAEGLRPALGGTVEESAGYFIHPTIVDNPPDTARVVTEEAFAPILPLLKWQTEEEVIARANADPAGLGGSVWSRDLDQAQRLASRLECGSVWINSHFAVAPHVPFGGRKESGSGVEWGVDGLKAYCNP
- a CDS encoding putative acetylornithine aminotransferase — its product is MTREDQREGKVVRLSSKTKELLEIDSKHSAGGIFPLPVFIKSGKDSILKDADGKEIIDFICMLSATNLGQCHPKLLQAMTTSMQTITLTNIATKVGDWAEFTRDMCARFGYDKMVGMVSGTEGADAAVKFARKWGIKRKGIPPRDVLVLGVSDNYHGVGSGIWPIMNDMGQASGKYIAFSVLTCSLTPALSLPTDQLWHHQRESSKYEPDDWGAPEVWMPGRRRASPCWQSRTCGRNNHGVYPREKTEELNFAIGVRQLCKRYNILFIADEVRMGSGKTGKFLCSNWMGPENKPDMVVMGKSITGGAYPASYIFGNHEVMDLIGGYEPVATFGMAPAAIAATRATLEIIDEEKLVDRATWIGQVWKKETAGWSMPWLDYTTNRGADLGLYLKRTGNPRLTTRRLSMLCLHKGIFTYPDGDRVRMGVALNIPEADLLRGMAILKEALLELDDYDEIETGPPMKGVIPEM